Below is a window of Caldichromatium japonicum DNA.
TTGAGTGGTTCGAGCATTACGCCAGAACGCACGGTTGTGAAGTGCTGGTGCTTAATCAAGAACGGCTCTCGCCAGAGCGGGAGATGGTGCAGGACTTAATGACTATCGTGCATTGTTTTTCGTCCAGGCTGTATGGGTTGAGGAACTATCGAAAAAAGCTGGACGAGGTATTAAGAAAGGGGGTGAGTCATGAGTGATCATGATTGAATCTGATTAGCTCATGAATCTAGCGAAATTGTTTGGCGTTCGACAGAACACCAATGAGTAAGCCATGCAACTGACCCACAAAATCGCCCTTTGTCCGACGCCTGAGCAGGCGGTTTACTTCACCTGCGCCTGCGGTACGGGGCGGTGTGTCTGGAATTGGGCGCTTGCCGAGTGGAAATGGCAAGATTCTTGGTTCGACCGTTTCGCGTACTGCGGATCGCAGGTTCGTCGCCATTCAGGTTGAAGTGGTCGATGCTGCGTTCTATCGCAGGCGCATGAAACGACTGGTGTTGACCTGGGCGTTGAGGCGGCGGCCAGGCTTTCCAATGGCGAGTCTATTGAATCTCCTCTGCGCTTCGTCGTCTCAGGATTCGAGGCAGACGCCTTTCCTGCAAGGTTGATGCGGCCAAGGTTGGGGCTGGGTTTGCGCCAAGGGCCAGACTGCCAAAAGGCACGAGGCTGCCGATCTTGAAGAATCGAAGGAAATCCTCTGCGATGTTGGCAAGGCTGCACGCACGCATTGCCAATGTCCGAGCGGCCTTAAGGCGAAACGCTACGGCGTCTGGTTGGTTTTAGCTGATCGCTGGGATCCGAGCAGCCGCCTGTGTTCGGTCTGTGGTTGGGAGAATGAGATGTTGGCGTTGAAGGATCGGGAATGGACGTGTCCTCAATGCGGCACGCGCCATGATCGGGACATCAATGCCGCGCTCAATCTCAAACGGCTGGCAACCGCAACTGCCCTACCCGTGGCGAGTCCGTCCGGTAACGGCGGCGCTACAGCAGAGAGGGTCTCTGCCGTAGTCGGGAAAGTCACACCTGTCAGAGACGAATGCGCTCCGCATTCGGGGCAGGAAGAGAACAGTGCGCCTGTTTGCGCACTTTCTTGAGAGCAGTCTAGACGTCAGAGACGATCCAAAAGATCAAAGAGGGTGCGATGGATCTGGGCAAACCCATCCGCACCTATTGCCAACATCTGATCAGCGGTTTGGACAAAGGGGCCGGGTTGCAGTGAGTCGGCGTCATGACTGATCAGATCCCACAGGCCCTGGGGCGTGATCTCGAGGTGACATTGCAGACCCAGCACGCGCCCATCATAGAGAAATGCCTGGCGTTCACAGGCAGCGCTGTGGGCCAGATGGAGGGCACCATGCGGCAAATCGAAGGTGTCATTGTGCCAGTGGAAGGCGAGGATCTCTGCAGGTAGCCCAGCCATTAACGGATGTGCCCTGGCCCTATCCGTCAAACCGATCGGAAACCAACCGATCTCAGCATGGCGATGGCGATAGACGCGTGCCCCCAAGACCTGGGCGATGAGCTGTGCGCCGAGACAGACCCCAATGACCTGCTTGCCGGCGTGGATACAGTCGGCGATCAAGCGCTTTTCGGCCTTCAACCAAGAATAGGCCGATTCATCATCGACGCCCATCGGCCCGCCCATCACCACCAGCACATCCAGTTCAGTGGGGGCAGGCAGCTCCTTCTGGGCGAAGAGATTTACAGGGATAAGGCGATGGCCGCGCTGGCGCGACCAGTCGGCGATGACGCCCGGTCCCTCAAAAGGGACATGTTGCAAACAGACCAGCGTTCGGCGGTTAATCCCCTGCATCGATCGCTCCTTGCACTCCATTGCGGTCAACGCCCCAGGATCTTGGCATTGACGTCATGCAACACCAGCCTCCTGAACTTCTTGGCACGCAATAGATCGGCATCGCTCCAGGGCTCGGACTGCCGGGCGCTGGTCTCGATCCAGCGCTCAAAGGACGAACGCGGCGAGAGCACTTGACGCTGTTCATCGAAGAGGGTGCTCTTGCGCGGGTCCCCGGCCCAACAGACGGTCTGTGGCTGTTCAGGACGCCACCAGACAAACCAACGGTCGCCATGCTCGTGATAGACCCGAATCGCCAGCATGCCGCTGGCCTGCTGGGCAAAGGCAAGGGCATCGGGGAAGAGCTGGGGCAGGCGGTCGGTGGCAAAGATCGGTTCCTTGGCCTCCGCCTTGATCCAGTCGATCAGCGCCCGGATGTCGGCAGCATCCGGCGTCTGACCAAAGGTCACAATCATCGAGTCGTCGATCAGTGCGGCGCCCGTGGCGCGTACCAGCGACAAGAGGGCCTGACCCAGGGCCGGCTCATTGAGTTGCGCCTGGCCGATGTCATGAAATACGAGCAGATCGGACCCATTCTGCGCATCCACGAAGCGCAAGGCCGAGAGCAAAGTCATGATCTCTTGATCGCTCTCGCTCAAATCCAAGAGGCGGCGCGTGCTCTGATAACCCACGACCGCTAGGGCGAAGACCTGGGCTATGTCGGCACAACGCAGGCGGACCGGCAAGGGCAGATAACGCGGCTGCGAGTGGTGGCAGGCAACCAAGCCCCACAACTCGTCCTTGATCAGGATCGAGAACGAGATGGAGGCCGTCACCCCCATGTTGTTGAGATATTCGAGATGCACCGGCGATACAGCGCGCAGATCGGAGAGCGATAGATCCGCGACCTCCCCTGCCTCAAGGCTCAAGATCGGTACCGAGGCGGCGTGGATATCGGGGATCTGGCGGTGCGAGTTAAGCTGATAGAGCTTGCGCGCAATCTGCGGGATATCCGAGGCCGGATAGCGCAGGCCGAGATAAGGGGGAAGCCCTGACTCTAGGCTTTCGGTGATCACCTCGCCGCAGCCATCCTCGCGAAAGCGGTAGATCATGACCCGTTCAAAGCCTAGCGCGGCACGGATCTCATCGGCCAGATACTGGCAATGGCCAGCCCAATCATCGTCGGTATAAGGCATGCGATACAAGCGATGCGGCACTGGGCGGTAGGCTGCAATGCGCTGATCCGCAGATAGGCAAGCCTCGAACTCAATCAACCAGGTCTCTCCGCTGCAAGACATCAGGGCGTCCAGTGTCCCGCGCGGGCCAGTCAGAAGATCGGCATAAAACCTTTTGTCTGCCCCCCCTTGTGTCCAGGACTCAGCCGTCTCTGCCAGGGGACTCGACTCATCGCATGGCATCAAGCCGGGCAGGAGCTCAGCAATGGACCTTCCCAGCACCGACTCCGGAGCCCAGCCCGTCCATTCGGCGAGATTGGCGCTGGCAAAGCGGATGATCGGACTGCCTGGCTGTCCGCCGAGCAGGCAACCCCAAGGTTGGATCGCCTGGAGGCGATGCAATTGCTCGCGTTCACATTCAGCGAGTAAGAGATAAGGGTCGCTCATGGCTGGGCGCTACGCAAAAGGATGAATTTCAGCGATGGATTATTGCACAGTGTTAGGCTGATAGGTCAGCGGTACGCGGAGCGGCGTTTGCATTGCTCTGGCGAATCTTCAGTATTGATTAAACTCATATTCCGGTATACTCGCGGCCCAAAAACCGTCAACATCATTGTCTCGAACCTGCCTGGAAATCGCTGATGACCCACAAGCCCGATCTCGATCCGCAAGAGACCCAGGAGTGGATCGACGCCCTGGAGTCCGTGCTCGAACACGAGGGGATTGAACGCGCTCATTATTTGCTCGAACGTCTGATCGACAAGGCGCGGCGTTCGGGCGCCTATCTGCCCTATAGCGCCAATACGGCGTATCTCAATACCATCCCCGCCAATCGTGAGCGCCCCTTCCCTGGGGATCTGGCGCTCGAACGGCGTATCCGCTCGCTGGTGCGCTGGAACGCTATGGCGATGGTGG
It encodes the following:
- a CDS encoding helix-turn-helix domain-containing protein; the encoded protein is MQLTHKIALCPTPEQAVYFTCACGTGRCVWNWALAEWKWQDSWFDRFAYCGSQVRRHSG
- a CDS encoding zinc ribbon domain-containing protein; amino-acid sequence: MVLADRWDPSSRLCSVCGWENEMLALKDREWTCPQCGTRHDRDINAALNLKRLATATALPVASPSGNGGATAERVSAVVGKVTPVRDECAPHSGQEENSAPVCALS
- a CDS encoding type 1 glutamine amidotransferase; the encoded protein is MQGINRRTLVCLQHVPFEGPGVIADWSRQRGHRLIPVNLFAQKELPAPTELDVLVVMGGPMGVDDESAYSWLKAEKRLIADCIHAGKQVIGVCLGAQLIAQVLGARVYRHRHAEIGWFPIGLTDRARAHPLMAGLPAEILAFHWHNDTFDLPHGALHLAHSAACERQAFLYDGRVLGLQCHLEITPQGLWDLISHDADSLQPGPFVQTADQMLAIGADGFAQIHRTLFDLLDRL
- a CDS encoding GAF domain-containing protein, with product MSDPYLLLAECEREQLHRLQAIQPWGCLLGGQPGSPIIRFASANLAEWTGWAPESVLGRSIAELLPGLMPCDESSPLAETAESWTQGGADKRFYADLLTGPRGTLDALMSCSGETWLIEFEACLSADQRIAAYRPVPHRLYRMPYTDDDWAGHCQYLADEIRAALGFERVMIYRFREDGCGEVITESLESGLPPYLGLRYPASDIPQIARKLYQLNSHRQIPDIHAASVPILSLEAGEVADLSLSDLRAVSPVHLEYLNNMGVTASISFSILIKDELWGLVACHHSQPRYLPLPVRLRCADIAQVFALAVVGYQSTRRLLDLSESDQEIMTLLSALRFVDAQNGSDLLVFHDIGQAQLNEPALGQALLSLVRATGAALIDDSMIVTFGQTPDAADIRALIDWIKAEAKEPIFATDRLPQLFPDALAFAQQASGMLAIRVYHEHGDRWFVWWRPEQPQTVCWAGDPRKSTLFDEQRQVLSPRSSFERWIETSARQSEPWSDADLLRAKKFRRLVLHDVNAKILGR